In Rhizobium gallicum bv. gallicum R602sp, the following proteins share a genomic window:
- a CDS encoding ABC transporter substrate-binding protein, with protein sequence MTILPTLKCMTVAAAILASTTALSFAKELTVTVWAGGTGPNDVYRLDAIEIAAEQLQREAAIKGEELKIKVEKKAYSGWEDFKQAMTLAAEAKTAPNIVVTGHEDIGPWAQSGLVVPIEDYVDLDSWPLNNIYENLMDIASFSGTVYGIPQDAESRPMFFWKPHMKAIGYNDADLDALPQKVQDGSYTMKNLLEDAKKMQDKGLVQPGYGFYPRYTNGPDFWQFYTSFGGTMEQDGKLVFDKAAMQRAYQFFADAVKDGVTKKNHIGMPADQWWKEVASGKAGIWHGGTWHYARYVNQEGLKDFFGNVIFTLIPAGEGGKANTLTHPLVYLLTSGHDKDDTEIAAQLIKIASEPRINVLHAVKSAHLGISKSETEIELYSSDRWTREATERLLPYANAMPNNADFGTYWNIMWKGLEASWTGAKSVDAAVNDVEGELKGTLGDKIIIR encoded by the coding sequence ATGACTATTCTGCCGACACTGAAGTGCATGACCGTCGCGGCCGCCATCCTAGCCTCGACGACCGCCCTGTCCTTTGCCAAGGAGCTGACCGTTACCGTCTGGGCCGGCGGCACTGGCCCAAACGACGTCTATCGCCTCGATGCAATCGAAATTGCAGCCGAGCAGCTTCAGCGGGAAGCTGCTATCAAGGGCGAAGAACTCAAGATCAAGGTCGAGAAAAAGGCCTATAGCGGTTGGGAGGACTTCAAGCAGGCGATGACGCTTGCCGCCGAGGCGAAAACCGCTCCGAACATCGTCGTCACCGGCCACGAGGACATTGGCCCCTGGGCACAGTCCGGCCTGGTCGTGCCGATTGAGGACTATGTCGACCTCGATTCCTGGCCGCTTAACAACATCTATGAAAATCTAATGGACATTGCCTCCTTCAGCGGCACGGTCTACGGCATCCCGCAGGACGCCGAGTCCCGCCCGATGTTCTTCTGGAAGCCTCACATGAAGGCGATCGGCTATAACGATGCTGATCTCGACGCTCTACCGCAGAAGGTCCAGGACGGCAGCTACACGATGAAGAACCTGCTGGAAGACGCCAAGAAGATGCAGGACAAGGGCCTCGTGCAGCCAGGCTATGGCTTCTACCCGCGCTACACCAACGGTCCGGATTTCTGGCAATTTTACACGAGCTTCGGCGGGACGATGGAACAAGACGGCAAGCTGGTCTTCGACAAAGCTGCGATGCAGCGCGCGTACCAGTTCTTCGCCGACGCTGTAAAGGACGGTGTAACCAAGAAGAACCATATCGGGATGCCGGCCGACCAGTGGTGGAAGGAAGTGGCTTCCGGCAAGGCGGGGATCTGGCACGGCGGCACCTGGCATTATGCCCGCTACGTCAACCAGGAAGGCCTGAAGGACTTTTTCGGCAACGTCATCTTCACGCTGATCCCAGCCGGCGAAGGTGGCAAAGCCAACACGCTGACGCATCCGCTCGTCTATCTTCTGACCTCGGGCCACGACAAGGACGACACCGAGATTGCCGCCCAGTTGATCAAGATCGCCTCCGAGCCGCGCATCAATGTGCTGCATGCGGTCAAGTCCGCTCATCTCGGCATTTCGAAGTCGGAAACCGAGATCGAGCTCTACTCCTCCGACCGCTGGACGCGTGAAGCCACCGAGCGGCTTCTGCCCTACGCCAACGCGATGCCCAACAATGCCGATTTCGGCACCTACTGGAACATCATGTGGAAGGGCCTCGAGGCCTCCTGGACAGGCGCCAAGAGCGTCGATGCTGCCGTCAACGACGTAGAAGGCGAGCTGAAGGGCACGCTCGGCGACAAAATCATCATCCGCTAA
- a CDS encoding ABC transporter permease produces MRLIFEIAVTHIAGRGRQTLVAVFGVAVGVGFSIAMAALMQGGQDDFVEQLIDTMPHVEINDEQRTARRQPAETAYHTTQIFGLRPREDRRGIINPTAARSWLEAWIPGRLAPDLKLQGVIRYSSREVGASVIGIEPVAERSVSPIIGDFVEGSFGALAAGGNNIVIGDTMAKRLGAGLNDTVAAVSSEGLTRNFKIVGLFHTGTTARDEGEAYVLLKNAQILSARTNAINEIRIKLANPDDAPVVARRIEAELGYRAEAWQEANESLLEALVIRNVIMYTVVAAIMLVAGFGIYNIISTITHEKARDIAIMKSLGFAEADMRRLFLLEGVAIGAGGSALGWLLGFALVYALSLVRFELAATGQEMTRLPIAWSILHYLIASGFALSSAAFAGYLPARRAAGLNPVDIIRGAT; encoded by the coding sequence ATGCGTCTGATTTTCGAGATCGCGGTCACCCATATTGCCGGCCGCGGCCGGCAGACACTTGTTGCCGTGTTCGGCGTTGCCGTCGGCGTCGGCTTTTCCATCGCCATGGCGGCACTCATGCAGGGCGGCCAGGACGATTTTGTGGAACAGTTGATCGATACCATGCCGCATGTCGAGATCAATGACGAGCAGCGAACGGCGCGACGGCAGCCTGCCGAAACCGCATACCATACGACGCAGATCTTCGGACTGAGGCCGCGGGAGGACCGCCGCGGCATCATCAATCCGACTGCCGCGCGCTCCTGGCTCGAGGCATGGATACCCGGCCGGCTTGCACCAGACCTGAAACTGCAGGGTGTCATTCGTTACTCCAGCCGCGAGGTCGGAGCATCGGTGATCGGCATCGAACCGGTCGCCGAGCGCAGCGTTTCGCCTATCATCGGCGATTTCGTGGAGGGAAGTTTCGGAGCCCTTGCGGCAGGCGGGAACAATATCGTGATCGGCGATACGATGGCAAAACGCCTCGGCGCCGGACTGAACGATACAGTTGCCGCGGTTTCGTCCGAGGGACTCACGCGCAATTTCAAGATCGTTGGCCTTTTTCATACCGGCACGACCGCCCGCGATGAGGGCGAAGCTTATGTACTGCTGAAGAACGCGCAGATCCTGAGCGCGCGCACCAACGCCATCAATGAGATCCGCATCAAACTTGCCAATCCCGACGACGCACCGGTGGTGGCGCGCCGGATCGAGGCCGAACTCGGCTACAGGGCCGAGGCTTGGCAAGAGGCCAATGAATCGCTCCTCGAAGCGCTCGTGATCCGCAATGTCATCATGTACACCGTTGTCGCAGCAATCATGCTGGTCGCTGGATTTGGCATCTATAATATTATCTCGACGATTACGCATGAAAAGGCGCGCGACATCGCCATCATGAAGTCGCTCGGTTTTGCCGAGGCGGACATGCGGCGCCTGTTTCTGCTCGAAGGTGTCGCCATCGGGGCCGGCGGTTCGGCGCTCGGTTGGCTGCTTGGCTTCGCGCTCGTCTATGCCTTGTCCCTGGTGCGCTTCGAACTTGCCGCGACAGGCCAGGAAATGACACGCCTGCCGATTGCCTGGAGCATTCTGCATTACCTGATCGCCTCAGGTTTCGCGCTCAGTTCGGCGGCTTTTGCCGGCTATCTCCCGGCTAGGCGTGCTGCAGGCCTTAATCCGGTGGATATCATAAGGGGTGCGACGTGA
- a CDS encoding PBP1A family penicillin-binding protein, producing MTGIKKARPLKLRSWKGLVALLPLLGLLIVASVLTWALKDVPWQEIADGSMKPVIVLETADGEPLVRQGPYQGPYAGYEQFPPHLVDAVLSIEDRRFMDHHGIDLKGIARALIRNFQAGSVVQGGSTITQQLIKLQYLESDRTLKRKIQELVIAFWLEWKLGKQEILTRYLNSVYLGSGATGMPAAARIYFNKDIGALDIPESAMLAGLLKAPSQLNPIDNFEGARQRTATVLDAMAANGKLTPQEADAAKNEFAELHPTTPTPRSGSWFADWISPQASEIAGSSPGSTTVRTTLVPRLQEIAERVVRHALDEEGKARGASQAAMVAMTPDGAVVAMVGGHDYKTSQFNRAVTAMRQPGSTFKLFVYYAALKKGLSLSDQVLDGPIELNGWSPQNFGGGYRGWVTLAEAFARSLNAATAALAQEVGLDSVAAAAKELGINAALTTAPALSLGASEVSLLDLTGAYASVRLGKSPVEPWGIIEFQASGQPRGFRVGAQVPAAIDLSPYQPDLLALLQLVVERGTGRDADPGMFAAGKTGTSQDNRDAWFVGFTDALVAGVWVGNDDDAPMKGVTGGALPARIWREFMQAAMAEPAPQIDPDTGMMTSEENAAPSCNITACSRSYRSFRASDCTYQPYYGARRLCEK from the coding sequence ATGACCGGCATAAAGAAGGCCCGTCCTCTGAAATTGCGGTCATGGAAAGGGCTCGTCGCGCTCCTTCCTTTGCTGGGCTTGCTGATCGTGGCCTCCGTTCTGACTTGGGCGTTGAAGGATGTGCCGTGGCAAGAGATTGCCGATGGTTCCATGAAGCCCGTCATTGTATTGGAAACGGCGGACGGCGAACCTCTTGTTCGGCAGGGCCCCTATCAGGGACCCTATGCAGGGTACGAACAATTCCCCCCTCACCTCGTGGATGCAGTCCTTTCAATCGAGGACCGCCGGTTCATGGATCACCACGGCATCGACCTGAAAGGCATTGCGCGCGCACTAATACGGAACTTTCAGGCAGGCTCGGTTGTCCAGGGGGGAAGCACGATCACGCAGCAGCTGATCAAGCTGCAGTATCTCGAAAGCGACCGAACGCTGAAGCGAAAGATCCAGGAACTGGTGATCGCGTTCTGGCTGGAATGGAAGCTCGGCAAGCAGGAGATCCTGACGCGGTACCTGAACTCGGTCTACCTCGGTTCCGGCGCTACGGGAATGCCTGCAGCGGCACGGATCTATTTCAACAAGGATATCGGTGCGCTCGATATTCCAGAATCGGCGATGCTGGCAGGCCTGCTGAAGGCTCCGAGCCAGTTGAACCCGATCGACAATTTCGAGGGTGCACGCCAACGCACGGCAACAGTGCTCGACGCGATGGCCGCCAACGGCAAGCTTACGCCGCAAGAAGCCGACGCCGCCAAGAATGAATTTGCCGAACTGCACCCGACGACACCGACGCCGCGCTCCGGCAGCTGGTTCGCCGATTGGATTTCGCCACAAGCGAGCGAGATCGCGGGCTCCTCTCCCGGCTCGACGACAGTGCGCACGACGTTGGTACCGCGCCTGCAGGAAATCGCCGAACGGGTGGTGAGACACGCGCTTGATGAAGAGGGAAAGGCTCGCGGCGCATCGCAGGCGGCGATGGTCGCCATGACGCCCGATGGCGCGGTTGTCGCCATGGTCGGCGGACACGACTACAAGACCAGCCAGTTCAACCGTGCCGTCACAGCCATGCGTCAGCCCGGCTCCACATTCAAGTTGTTCGTTTATTATGCTGCGTTGAAAAAAGGCCTTTCTCTGTCGGATCAGGTCCTCGACGGGCCCATTGAGTTAAACGGATGGTCGCCCCAAAATTTTGGGGGTGGTTACCGCGGCTGGGTTACGCTGGCGGAGGCTTTTGCTCGCTCATTGAATGCCGCCACCGCAGCCCTTGCCCAGGAGGTGGGACTGGACAGTGTCGCCGCGGCAGCCAAGGAGCTCGGCATAAACGCTGCCCTGACGACGGCACCTGCCTTGTCGCTTGGCGCTTCGGAGGTGAGTTTGCTCGATCTGACCGGCGCCTACGCATCGGTACGGCTTGGAAAGTCGCCCGTCGAGCCGTGGGGTATTATCGAATTTCAGGCATCTGGCCAGCCCAGAGGCTTCCGCGTGGGTGCGCAAGTGCCGGCGGCTATTGATCTCTCTCCGTATCAGCCGGACCTTCTGGCGTTACTGCAGTTGGTCGTTGAGCGTGGGACTGGCCGCGACGCCGATCCTGGCATGTTTGCGGCCGGCAAGACAGGTACCAGTCAGGACAACCGCGACGCCTGGTTCGTCGGCTTCACGGACGCCCTGGTCGCCGGTGTCTGGGTCGGGAACGACGATGACGCGCCGATGAAGGGGGTCACCGGAGGCGCACTTCCGGCTCGCATCTGGCGGGAATTCATGCAGGCGGCGATGGCTGAGCCTGCTCCGCAGATCGATCCGGATACAGGAATGATGACAAGCGAAGAGAATGCCGCACCGTCCTGCAACATCACCGCCTGCTCGCGCAGTTATCGTTCGTTCCGCGCTTCCGACTGTACCTACCAACCCTATTATGGCGCTCGGCGTCTTTGCGAGAAATAG
- a CDS encoding TetR/AcrR family transcriptional regulator, whose translation MRVKKNPEIRSGELLDCAQRLFFTHGYDNTTINDIIREAGVSKGAFYHYFPSKEALLEAFAARLARKSLEEIRPLLDDPTLDAVGRLNTLFAGSRRLKVELAPQLRTVFDVIFRPENIVLFHRIDQAVTRIVVPLLADVLQEGTEEGLFDAPDPEAFAEMLLLFRLSLGSVMHEALLKSREGNIEQAAKMLDDRLRLYGIAIDRVLKLPEGTIEVAETGFVRALLDDSQ comes from the coding sequence ATGCGTGTCAAAAAAAACCCAGAAATCCGCTCGGGCGAATTGTTGGATTGCGCTCAGCGGCTCTTCTTCACCCATGGCTACGACAATACCACGATCAACGACATCATTCGTGAAGCAGGCGTGTCGAAGGGCGCCTTCTATCACTATTTTCCCTCCAAGGAGGCGCTGCTTGAAGCATTTGCCGCCCGCCTTGCCCGCAAAAGCCTTGAAGAGATTCGACCGCTCCTCGACGATCCTACGCTCGACGCCGTGGGACGACTGAACACGTTGTTCGCCGGATCGCGGCGTCTCAAGGTCGAGCTTGCCCCGCAACTGCGAACAGTATTCGATGTCATCTTCCGTCCAGAAAACATTGTGCTGTTTCACCGCATCGATCAGGCTGTGACCCGCATCGTGGTCCCGCTTTTAGCCGATGTTCTCCAGGAGGGAACAGAGGAGGGTCTCTTTGATGCACCAGATCCCGAAGCCTTCGCAGAGATGCTTCTGCTCTTTCGCCTTTCCCTCGGCAGCGTGATGCACGAGGCCCTGCTAAAGAGCCGCGAGGGCAATATCGAGCAGGCCGCGAAGATGCTCGATGATCGCCTCAGGCTCTATGGTATCGCCATCGACCGCGTCCTGAAGTTGCCCGAGGGAACGATCGAAGTAGCCGAAACGGGCTTTGTCCGAGCTTTGCTTGATGACTCTCAATAA
- a CDS encoding ABC transporter permease: MRRLFRTHATEICLLAVIVLIAAFLAFATPRFFTLGNAFDLLNISSVNIIFAVGLLVVLIAGGIDISFAVAASVVQYVTALILGQVGGGGWASGLLIAGGIGTLLGAFNAFIIHRFKIISIVVTIATFNIYFGLLMFFTRGVSIYTLPDWWTERIILYEREMADGSWAEIRLPVLVMAICVAATWFLIRHTTTGRQLYAFGDNPEGARRFGISIGAMQFIAFGWLGLMAGIGGLIQAHYAQEVVPNALYGRELDVLAAAVLGGARLGGGKGSVLGCVLGVLLISITQNGLNLMGVSPFAFKMIIGAIILVAITLSNSRIDKLLPILKTERRRR; encoded by the coding sequence ATGCGTAGGCTCTTCCGCACCCATGCGACGGAGATCTGCCTGCTCGCCGTCATTGTTCTGATCGCCGCGTTTCTTGCCTTCGCCACGCCGCGTTTCTTTACGCTCGGCAATGCCTTCGACCTTTTGAACATCAGTTCAGTCAACATCATCTTCGCAGTCGGTCTGCTCGTCGTATTGATCGCGGGTGGCATAGACATCTCGTTTGCGGTGGCCGCCTCGGTCGTGCAGTACGTGACCGCTCTCATCCTCGGCCAGGTCGGTGGCGGAGGCTGGGCAAGCGGGCTGCTGATCGCCGGCGGCATCGGCACGCTGCTCGGCGCCTTCAACGCTTTCATCATCCACCGGTTCAAGATCATCTCGATCGTCGTTACGATCGCCACCTTCAATATTTACTTCGGTCTTTTGATGTTCTTCACCCGCGGCGTATCAATCTACACGCTGCCCGACTGGTGGACGGAGCGGATCATCCTCTACGAACGGGAGATGGCTGACGGCAGCTGGGCCGAAATCCGCCTTCCGGTCCTTGTCATGGCAATCTGCGTTGCGGCGACCTGGTTCCTGATCCGCCACACGACGACCGGGCGCCAGCTTTATGCCTTTGGCGACAATCCCGAGGGGGCGCGCCGCTTCGGAATCTCGATCGGCGCCATGCAGTTCATCGCCTTCGGCTGGTTGGGGCTCATGGCCGGGATTGGCGGATTGATCCAAGCACACTATGCCCAGGAAGTCGTGCCAAATGCGCTCTACGGCCGCGAGCTGGATGTGCTTGCCGCGGCCGTCCTCGGCGGCGCCCGCCTCGGTGGCGGCAAGGGCTCAGTGCTCGGCTGCGTGCTCGGCGTGCTGCTGATCTCGATCACCCAGAACGGCCTCAACCTGATGGGCGTTTCACCCTTCGCGTTCAAGATGATTATCGGCGCCATCATTCTCGTGGCGATCACACTCTCGAATTCCCGGATCGACAAGCTGCTTCCTATCCTGAAGACCGAGCGGAGGCGCAGATGA
- a CDS encoding efflux RND transporter periplasmic adaptor subunit — protein sequence MKPFRLLSVVVALSVAGGLAAWYVWRPIPVSVVVPSRGSAAEIVYASGVVEPVTWAKVTPLVRERIVEQCNCEGAAVKKEDILARLDDSEARAALAELEARLALAEQEFRRYNLMLEKNTAAQQSVDRASSEVEQLKALAAGQRARLDSYIIRAPIDGVVLRQDGEVGEVADLGTALFWVGEQKPLLVVADVNEEDIPRLRLGQKALLKSDAFKDQTLDATVSSITPKGDPVTKTYRVKLRLPDHTPLMIGMSTDVNVIVRVSENALLVPTVAMQTEKIFTVEGNSARLREIKTGIRGPSGIEIRSGLDEKARVISPFPQDLKDGAWVTITGAAK from the coding sequence GTGAAACCGTTCCGCTTGCTTTCCGTTGTCGTCGCCCTCTCCGTGGCAGGCGGTTTGGCTGCTTGGTACGTTTGGCGCCCCATCCCCGTATCGGTCGTCGTCCCCTCGCGTGGTAGTGCTGCCGAAATCGTCTATGCCAGTGGCGTTGTCGAACCTGTGACTTGGGCAAAAGTCACGCCGCTGGTGCGCGAACGGATCGTCGAGCAATGCAACTGCGAAGGTGCAGCCGTAAAAAAGGAAGACATACTTGCTCGCCTCGATGATAGCGAGGCGAGGGCGGCCCTTGCCGAACTCGAGGCGCGGCTCGCGCTGGCGGAGCAGGAATTTCGGCGCTACAATTTGATGCTGGAAAAAAACACCGCAGCCCAGCAGTCAGTCGACCGGGCAAGCAGTGAGGTGGAGCAGCTCAAGGCGCTGGCCGCCGGCCAAAGAGCGCGCCTTGACAGCTATATCATTCGCGCTCCGATCGATGGTGTCGTGCTACGCCAGGACGGCGAGGTGGGCGAGGTCGCCGATCTCGGAACGGCGCTCTTCTGGGTCGGAGAACAAAAACCGCTGCTCGTGGTGGCCGATGTCAACGAGGAGGATATTCCGCGGCTCCGGCTGGGGCAGAAGGCCCTGCTCAAATCGGATGCCTTCAAGGATCAGACACTCGATGCAACCGTCAGCAGCATAACGCCGAAGGGTGATCCAGTGACGAAGACTTATCGCGTGAAGCTGCGTCTTCCCGACCACACGCCGCTGATGATCGGTATGTCGACCGATGTGAACGTCATCGTCCGCGTCTCGGAAAATGCACTGCTGGTCCCCACGGTTGCGATGCAGACTGAGAAGATCTTCACCGTCGAAGGAAACTCTGCCCGGCTACGTGAGATCAAAACCGGTATCCGCGGCCCGAGTGGTATCGAGATTAGGTCCGGTCTGGATGAAAAGGCGCGCGTGATCTCACCGTTTCCGCAAGATCTGAAGGATGGGGCCTGGGTCACGATAACCGGTGCTGCGAAGTGA
- a CDS encoding sugar phosphate isomerase/epimerase family protein, whose product MQGFGVHTSMWTMNWDKAGAEKAIAAAVSYKMDFIEIALLNAPAVDAPHTRALLEKHSLPAVCSLGLPEHAWASVRPEAAIEYLKVAIDKAADMGALALSGVIFGGIGERTGVPPTEKEYDNIARALTAAAKHAKSRSIELGVEAVNRYENHLINTARQAVEMIERVGADNIFVHLDTYHMNIEEKGAATGILEAREHLKYIHLSESDRGTPGYGNVPWDEIYTALAAIGFKGGLAMESFINMPAEVAYGLAVWRPVARDEAEVMGNGLPFLRNKARQYGLI is encoded by the coding sequence ATGCAAGGCTTCGGCGTACATACCAGCATGTGGACAATGAACTGGGACAAGGCAGGCGCCGAAAAGGCGATCGCAGCTGCGGTGTCCTACAAGATGGACTTCATCGAAATTGCGCTCCTCAACGCACCCGCCGTCGATGCGCCACACACCCGCGCGCTTCTCGAAAAGCACAGCCTGCCGGCCGTCTGCTCGCTCGGGCTGCCCGAGCACGCCTGGGCGTCGGTGCGGCCGGAGGCGGCAATCGAGTATCTGAAGGTCGCGATCGACAAAGCGGCCGACATGGGCGCATTGGCGCTATCAGGCGTCATCTTCGGCGGCATTGGCGAGCGTACTGGTGTGCCGCCGACGGAGAAAGAGTACGACAATATCGCCCGCGCGCTGACGGCCGCCGCCAAGCACGCCAAGTCCCGCAGCATCGAGCTCGGCGTCGAGGCGGTGAACCGCTATGAAAACCATTTGATAAATACCGCAAGGCAAGCAGTCGAGATGATCGAGCGCGTCGGCGCCGACAATATCTTCGTGCATCTCGACACCTATCACATGAACATCGAGGAGAAGGGCGCTGCCACGGGCATCCTCGAGGCGCGCGAACATCTAAAATATATCCACCTGTCTGAAAGCGACCGTGGCACGCCCGGCTACGGAAACGTCCCTTGGGACGAGATATATACAGCACTTGCGGCCATTGGGTTCAAAGGCGGCCTTGCTATGGAGAGTTTCATCAACATGCCAGCGGAAGTCGCCTACGGTCTCGCAGTCTGGCGTCCTGTCGCCAGGGACGAGGCAGAGGTGATGGGCAACGGCCTGCCCTTTCTGCGCAATAAGGCGAGACAATATGGCCTGATCTGA
- a CDS encoding ABC transporter permease, translated as MTTLVRRTRNLLGSEIAGSVVAFVLVVVIFGLASPQFLSRATFGSVAFQLPELGLLTLAMLLPILTGGLNLAITFTANIAGLTVAWTLQANGGVDAGPGSFLLGVALALAAGAASGVVMGLVIAYTKAHPILVSLSMMIFLRGLGEFLTRGGDVSGFPAFLRPFGHGSVVGIPLPLLIFILCVALWHVLLSRTRLGFNTYMIGSNIEAARYSGVNTRRVIVLVYTLSGAMCAVAGIIMLARFNSVRVGHGESYLLITVLACFLGGVNPFGGFGRVIPVFAALVVLQLFSSGLNLLGANQHLATAVWGILLVGVMMLRWLAGHFRTVLRRKE; from the coding sequence ATGACGACGCTTGTCCGGCGGACTCGCAACCTCCTGGGATCGGAAATCGCGGGATCGGTCGTCGCCTTCGTGCTGGTGGTCGTGATCTTCGGCCTCGCTTCGCCGCAGTTCCTGTCGCGGGCCACCTTCGGATCCGTTGCCTTCCAGCTTCCGGAGCTCGGCCTTCTTACTCTTGCCATGCTGCTGCCGATCCTGACGGGAGGGCTCAACCTCGCCATCACCTTCACCGCCAACATCGCAGGCCTCACCGTGGCTTGGACGCTGCAGGCCAACGGCGGCGTAGACGCTGGACCGGGATCCTTTCTGCTCGGCGTGGCGCTTGCGCTTGCCGCAGGTGCGGCAAGCGGCGTCGTCATGGGTCTTGTCATTGCCTATACGAAGGCTCACCCGATCCTTGTCTCGCTGTCGATGATGATCTTCCTGCGCGGGCTCGGCGAGTTCTTGACCCGCGGCGGGGACGTGTCGGGCTTTCCGGCCTTCCTGCGACCGTTCGGCCATGGCTCTGTGGTGGGGATTCCGCTGCCGCTCCTCATCTTCATCCTGTGCGTCGCGCTCTGGCATGTGCTGCTTTCGCGCACCAGGCTTGGCTTCAACACCTACATGATCGGCTCCAACATCGAGGCGGCGCGCTATTCCGGCGTGAACACACGCAGGGTCATCGTCCTTGTCTATACGCTGTCGGGCGCGATGTGTGCCGTCGCCGGTATCATCATGCTGGCACGCTTCAACTCGGTGCGCGTCGGCCACGGTGAGTCCTACCTGCTCATCACCGTTCTCGCCTGTTTCCTTGGCGGGGTAAATCCCTTCGGCGGCTTCGGCCGCGTGATCCCGGTCTTCGCAGCGCTGGTGGTACTCCAGCTCTTTTCGTCCGGGCTCAATCTTCTCGGCGCCAACCAGCATCTGGCGACGGCCGTGTGGGGTATCCTGCTCGTCGGCGTCATGATGCTGCGCTGGCTTGCCGGTCACTTCAGAACCGTTCTGCGCAGAAAGGAATGA
- a CDS encoding ABC transporter ATP-binding protein, whose translation MSALIEANNLTRILTETVPVTLVEDVSLTIGEREFVAITGPSGSGKSSLLYLLGLLDEPTSGRLSIGGRDTDPMDQRERAETRLSMLGFVFQFHFLLPEFTARQNVEIPMRKLGRLSRSAMQARAEELLASLGLAGHIDKRPDQLSGGQRQRVAVARSLANDPPILLADEPTGSLDSQNSEQVFSILEGLVRERGKTVIAVTHDLDMAARMGRRIHLMDGKIADP comes from the coding sequence GTGAGCGCCTTGATTGAAGCGAATAACCTCACACGCATCCTGACGGAAACCGTCCCGGTAACGCTGGTCGAGGATGTGTCTTTGACGATCGGTGAGCGGGAATTCGTTGCAATCACTGGACCTTCCGGTTCCGGCAAGTCTTCGCTGCTCTATCTGTTGGGGCTGCTGGACGAGCCGACGAGCGGCAGGCTTTCGATTGGTGGCAGAGATACCGATCCGATGGACCAAAGGGAACGCGCCGAAACCCGCCTCTCTATGCTGGGCTTCGTCTTCCAGTTCCATTTTCTCCTGCCAGAATTCACGGCGCGGCAGAACGTCGAGATTCCGATGCGCAAGCTTGGTCGTTTGAGCCGGTCGGCCATGCAGGCGCGGGCTGAAGAACTCTTGGCATCGCTCGGCCTTGCCGGCCATATCGATAAGAGGCCAGATCAGCTATCCGGCGGTCAACGCCAGCGGGTCGCTGTTGCACGTTCGCTTGCGAATGATCCACCCATCCTGCTTGCTGACGAGCCGACGGGAAGCCTCGACAGTCAAAATTCCGAGCAAGTCTTTTCGATCCTCGAAGGGCTCGTGCGCGAACGCGGCAAGACGGTTATCGCCGTCACCCATGATCTCGATATGGCGGCCCGTATGGGGCGGCGCATTCATCTCATGGACGGCAAAATCGCCGATCCTTGA